A genomic segment from Odontesthes bonariensis isolate fOdoBon6 chromosome 8, fOdoBon6.hap1, whole genome shotgun sequence encodes:
- the rassf8b gene encoding ras association domain-containing protein 8b isoform X3 — protein sequence MKAMELKVWVDGVQRIVCGVTEFTTCQEVVIALAQAIGQTGRYTLIEKWRETERHLAPHENPVVSLNKWGQYASDVQLILQRTGPSVSERPMSEGLPRVPERGLYRQSLPPLAKLRPSEADRSLKRKEPKRKSLTFTGGARGLREIFGKSRETEAKQSQHRGVSLNLSRVGGGGTASVPGSPARELGRLVQLQRDKLQALESRLLGCEVELRDWEEASGEQKGNLEDELLLLQQQMRRNDAEMEEEEFWQNELQIEQESEQHLRRQLAELQGHVRDCEAKLLEYLARIQSMEAGLEQERLQQEAELNQKVKEEEVQAQMEKVRAELEMQSQQTARLENSCRALERSLCQSGKRLQEKEQELEQLTKELRQVNLQQFIQQTGTKVTVLPAQPTEENNNEVDCGSLKRLGSSRLLPSNLRALQSSVCSSLNPEGIYV from the exons ATGAAGGCCATGGAGCTGAAAGTCTGGGTGGACGGAGTGCAGCGGATTGTGTGCGGAGTCACAGAGTTCACCACATGCCAGGAAGTGGTCATCGCTTTGGCACAAGCCATCG GACAGACTGGCAGATACACGTTGATTGAGAAATGGCGGGAGACGGAGCGTCACCTGGCTCCACATGAAAACCCTGTGGTGTCCCTCAACAAGTGGGGTCAGTATGCAAGTGATGTGCAGCTCATCCTCCAACGAACGGGCCCGTCGGTTAGCGAGCGGCCGATGTCTGAAGGGCTGCCTCGTGTCCCAGAACGGGGGCTCTACCGCCAGAGCCTTCCACCCCTGGCCAAGCTCCGCCCATCGGAGGCAGACCGCTCGCTCAAACGAAAGGAGCCCAAACGCAAATCTCTTACCTTCACTGGGGGGGCCAGAGGTCTGCGGGAAATATTTGGGAAAAGCAGAGAAACTGAAG CCAAACAATCCCAGCATCGTGGTGTGAGTCTGAACCTGAGCAGAGTTGGAGGGGGTGGAACAGCATCTGTACCTGGCAGTCCGGCCAGAGAGCTGGGCCGACTGGTGCAgctgcagagagacaaacttcAGGCCCTGGAGAGCCGTCTTCTGGGCTGCGAGGTGGAGCTGCGAGACTGGGAGGAGGCCAGTGGCGAG CAGAAAGGAAATTTGGAGGAtgagctgctgcttttacagcagcagatgAGGAGGAACGATGCtgagatggaggaggaagaaTTCTGGCAGAATGAGCTGCAGATCGAGCAGGAAAGCGAGCAGCATCTGCGGCGACAACTGGCAGAGCTGCAGGGCCATGTCCGAGACTGCGAGGCCAAGCTTCTGGAGTACTTAGCTCGTATTCAG AGCATGGAGGCAGGACTGGAGCAGGAGCGACTGCAGCAGGAGGCTGAGCTCAACCAAAAGGTCAAGGAGGAGGAG GTGCAGGCCCAGATGGAAAAAGTGAGGGCAGAGTTGGAAATGCAAAGCCAACAAACAGCACGGCTGGAGAACAGCTGTCGGGCGTTGGAACGCTCGCTGTGCCAGTCAGGCAAGAGGCTACAG GAGAAGGAGCAAGAGCTGGAGCAGCTGACAAAAGAGCTTCGACAGGTCAACCTGCAGCAGTTCATTCAGCAGACTGGTACCAAGGTCACTGTgctgcctgctcaacccacagAAGAGAACAACAACG AGGTGGACTGTGGCTCTCTGAAACGACTAGGCTCTTCCCGACTCTTACCCAGCAACCTGCGTGCTCTGCAGAGCTCTGTCTGCTCCAGCCTCAACCCAGAGGGCATCTACGTTTGA
- the rassf8b gene encoding ras association domain-containing protein 8b isoform X4, with protein sequence MKAMELKVWVDGVQRIVCGVTEFTTCQEVVIALAQAIGQTGRYTLIEKWRETERHLAPHENPVVSLNKWGQYASDVQLILQRTGPSVSERPMSEGLPRVPERGLYRQSLPPLAKLRPSEADRSLKRKEPKRKSLTFTGGARGLREIFGKSRETEAKQSQHRGVSLNLSRVGGGGTASVPGSPARELGRLVQLQRDKLQALESRLLGCEVELRDWEEASGEKGNLEDELLLLQQQMRRNDAEMEEEEFWQNELQIEQESEQHLRRQLAELQGHVRDCEAKLLEYLARIQSMEAGLEQERLQQEAELNQKVKEEEVQAQMEKVRAELEMQSQQTARLENSCRALERSLCQSGKRLQEKEQELEQLTKELRQVNLQQFIQQTGTKVTVLPAQPTEENNNEVDCGSLKRLGSSRLLPSNLRALQSSVCSSLNPEGIYV encoded by the exons ATGAAGGCCATGGAGCTGAAAGTCTGGGTGGACGGAGTGCAGCGGATTGTGTGCGGAGTCACAGAGTTCACCACATGCCAGGAAGTGGTCATCGCTTTGGCACAAGCCATCG GACAGACTGGCAGATACACGTTGATTGAGAAATGGCGGGAGACGGAGCGTCACCTGGCTCCACATGAAAACCCTGTGGTGTCCCTCAACAAGTGGGGTCAGTATGCAAGTGATGTGCAGCTCATCCTCCAACGAACGGGCCCGTCGGTTAGCGAGCGGCCGATGTCTGAAGGGCTGCCTCGTGTCCCAGAACGGGGGCTCTACCGCCAGAGCCTTCCACCCCTGGCCAAGCTCCGCCCATCGGAGGCAGACCGCTCGCTCAAACGAAAGGAGCCCAAACGCAAATCTCTTACCTTCACTGGGGGGGCCAGAGGTCTGCGGGAAATATTTGGGAAAAGCAGAGAAACTGAAG CCAAACAATCCCAGCATCGTGGTGTGAGTCTGAACCTGAGCAGAGTTGGAGGGGGTGGAACAGCATCTGTACCTGGCAGTCCGGCCAGAGAGCTGGGCCGACTGGTGCAgctgcagagagacaaacttcAGGCCCTGGAGAGCCGTCTTCTGGGCTGCGAGGTGGAGCTGCGAGACTGGGAGGAGGCCAGTGGCGAG AAAGGAAATTTGGAGGAtgagctgctgcttttacagcagcagatgAGGAGGAACGATGCtgagatggaggaggaagaaTTCTGGCAGAATGAGCTGCAGATCGAGCAGGAAAGCGAGCAGCATCTGCGGCGACAACTGGCAGAGCTGCAGGGCCATGTCCGAGACTGCGAGGCCAAGCTTCTGGAGTACTTAGCTCGTATTCAG AGCATGGAGGCAGGACTGGAGCAGGAGCGACTGCAGCAGGAGGCTGAGCTCAACCAAAAGGTCAAGGAGGAGGAG GTGCAGGCCCAGATGGAAAAAGTGAGGGCAGAGTTGGAAATGCAAAGCCAACAAACAGCACGGCTGGAGAACAGCTGTCGGGCGTTGGAACGCTCGCTGTGCCAGTCAGGCAAGAGGCTACAG GAGAAGGAGCAAGAGCTGGAGCAGCTGACAAAAGAGCTTCGACAGGTCAACCTGCAGCAGTTCATTCAGCAGACTGGTACCAAGGTCACTGTgctgcctgctcaacccacagAAGAGAACAACAACG AGGTGGACTGTGGCTCTCTGAAACGACTAGGCTCTTCCCGACTCTTACCCAGCAACCTGCGTGCTCTGCAGAGCTCTGTCTGCTCCAGCCTCAACCCAGAGGGCATCTACGTTTGA
- the rassf8b gene encoding ras association domain-containing protein 8b isoform X1 yields MKAMELKVWVDGVQRIVCGVTEFTTCQEVVIALAQAIGQTGRYTLIEKWRETERHLAPHENPVVSLNKWGQYASDVQLILQRTGPSVSERPMSEGLPRVPERGLYRQSLPPLAKLRPSEADRSLKRKEPKRKSLTFTGGARGLREIFGKSRETEAKQSQHRGVSLNLSRVGGGGTASVPGSPARELGRLVQLQRDKLQALESRLLGCEVELRDWEEASGEVSEQKGNLEDELLLLQQQMRRNDAEMEEEEFWQNELQIEQESEQHLRRQLAELQGHVRDCEAKLLEYLARIQSMEAGLEQERLQQEAELNQKVKEEEVQAQMEKVRAELEMQSQQTARLENSCRALERSLCQSGKRLQEKEQELEQLTKELRQVNLQQFIQQTGTKVTVLPAQPTEENNNEVDCGSLKRLGSSRLLPSNLRALQSSVCSSLNPEGIYV; encoded by the exons ATGAAGGCCATGGAGCTGAAAGTCTGGGTGGACGGAGTGCAGCGGATTGTGTGCGGAGTCACAGAGTTCACCACATGCCAGGAAGTGGTCATCGCTTTGGCACAAGCCATCG GACAGACTGGCAGATACACGTTGATTGAGAAATGGCGGGAGACGGAGCGTCACCTGGCTCCACATGAAAACCCTGTGGTGTCCCTCAACAAGTGGGGTCAGTATGCAAGTGATGTGCAGCTCATCCTCCAACGAACGGGCCCGTCGGTTAGCGAGCGGCCGATGTCTGAAGGGCTGCCTCGTGTCCCAGAACGGGGGCTCTACCGCCAGAGCCTTCCACCCCTGGCCAAGCTCCGCCCATCGGAGGCAGACCGCTCGCTCAAACGAAAGGAGCCCAAACGCAAATCTCTTACCTTCACTGGGGGGGCCAGAGGTCTGCGGGAAATATTTGGGAAAAGCAGAGAAACTGAAG CCAAACAATCCCAGCATCGTGGTGTGAGTCTGAACCTGAGCAGAGTTGGAGGGGGTGGAACAGCATCTGTACCTGGCAGTCCGGCCAGAGAGCTGGGCCGACTGGTGCAgctgcagagagacaaacttcAGGCCCTGGAGAGCCGTCTTCTGGGCTGCGAGGTGGAGCTGCGAGACTGGGAGGAGGCCAGTGGCGAGGTcagtgaa CAGAAAGGAAATTTGGAGGAtgagctgctgcttttacagcagcagatgAGGAGGAACGATGCtgagatggaggaggaagaaTTCTGGCAGAATGAGCTGCAGATCGAGCAGGAAAGCGAGCAGCATCTGCGGCGACAACTGGCAGAGCTGCAGGGCCATGTCCGAGACTGCGAGGCCAAGCTTCTGGAGTACTTAGCTCGTATTCAG AGCATGGAGGCAGGACTGGAGCAGGAGCGACTGCAGCAGGAGGCTGAGCTCAACCAAAAGGTCAAGGAGGAGGAG GTGCAGGCCCAGATGGAAAAAGTGAGGGCAGAGTTGGAAATGCAAAGCCAACAAACAGCACGGCTGGAGAACAGCTGTCGGGCGTTGGAACGCTCGCTGTGCCAGTCAGGCAAGAGGCTACAG GAGAAGGAGCAAGAGCTGGAGCAGCTGACAAAAGAGCTTCGACAGGTCAACCTGCAGCAGTTCATTCAGCAGACTGGTACCAAGGTCACTGTgctgcctgctcaacccacagAAGAGAACAACAACG AGGTGGACTGTGGCTCTCTGAAACGACTAGGCTCTTCCCGACTCTTACCCAGCAACCTGCGTGCTCTGCAGAGCTCTGTCTGCTCCAGCCTCAACCCAGAGGGCATCTACGTTTGA
- the rassf8b gene encoding ras association domain-containing protein 8b isoform X2 encodes MKAMELKVWVDGVQRIVCGVTEFTTCQEVVIALAQAIGQTGRYTLIEKWRETERHLAPHENPVVSLNKWGQYASDVQLILQRTGPSVSERPMSEGLPRVPERGLYRQSLPPLAKLRPSEADRSLKRKEPKRKSLTFTGGARGLREIFGKSRETEAKQSQHRGVSLNLSRVGGGGTASVPGSPARELGRLVQLQRDKLQALESRLLGCEVELRDWEEASGEVSEKGNLEDELLLLQQQMRRNDAEMEEEEFWQNELQIEQESEQHLRRQLAELQGHVRDCEAKLLEYLARIQSMEAGLEQERLQQEAELNQKVKEEEVQAQMEKVRAELEMQSQQTARLENSCRALERSLCQSGKRLQEKEQELEQLTKELRQVNLQQFIQQTGTKVTVLPAQPTEENNNEVDCGSLKRLGSSRLLPSNLRALQSSVCSSLNPEGIYV; translated from the exons ATGAAGGCCATGGAGCTGAAAGTCTGGGTGGACGGAGTGCAGCGGATTGTGTGCGGAGTCACAGAGTTCACCACATGCCAGGAAGTGGTCATCGCTTTGGCACAAGCCATCG GACAGACTGGCAGATACACGTTGATTGAGAAATGGCGGGAGACGGAGCGTCACCTGGCTCCACATGAAAACCCTGTGGTGTCCCTCAACAAGTGGGGTCAGTATGCAAGTGATGTGCAGCTCATCCTCCAACGAACGGGCCCGTCGGTTAGCGAGCGGCCGATGTCTGAAGGGCTGCCTCGTGTCCCAGAACGGGGGCTCTACCGCCAGAGCCTTCCACCCCTGGCCAAGCTCCGCCCATCGGAGGCAGACCGCTCGCTCAAACGAAAGGAGCCCAAACGCAAATCTCTTACCTTCACTGGGGGGGCCAGAGGTCTGCGGGAAATATTTGGGAAAAGCAGAGAAACTGAAG CCAAACAATCCCAGCATCGTGGTGTGAGTCTGAACCTGAGCAGAGTTGGAGGGGGTGGAACAGCATCTGTACCTGGCAGTCCGGCCAGAGAGCTGGGCCGACTGGTGCAgctgcagagagacaaacttcAGGCCCTGGAGAGCCGTCTTCTGGGCTGCGAGGTGGAGCTGCGAGACTGGGAGGAGGCCAGTGGCGAGGTcagtgaa AAAGGAAATTTGGAGGAtgagctgctgcttttacagcagcagatgAGGAGGAACGATGCtgagatggaggaggaagaaTTCTGGCAGAATGAGCTGCAGATCGAGCAGGAAAGCGAGCAGCATCTGCGGCGACAACTGGCAGAGCTGCAGGGCCATGTCCGAGACTGCGAGGCCAAGCTTCTGGAGTACTTAGCTCGTATTCAG AGCATGGAGGCAGGACTGGAGCAGGAGCGACTGCAGCAGGAGGCTGAGCTCAACCAAAAGGTCAAGGAGGAGGAG GTGCAGGCCCAGATGGAAAAAGTGAGGGCAGAGTTGGAAATGCAAAGCCAACAAACAGCACGGCTGGAGAACAGCTGTCGGGCGTTGGAACGCTCGCTGTGCCAGTCAGGCAAGAGGCTACAG GAGAAGGAGCAAGAGCTGGAGCAGCTGACAAAAGAGCTTCGACAGGTCAACCTGCAGCAGTTCATTCAGCAGACTGGTACCAAGGTCACTGTgctgcctgctcaacccacagAAGAGAACAACAACG AGGTGGACTGTGGCTCTCTGAAACGACTAGGCTCTTCCCGACTCTTACCCAGCAACCTGCGTGCTCTGCAGAGCTCTGTCTGCTCCAGCCTCAACCCAGAGGGCATCTACGTTTGA